Proteins encoded by one window of Kribbella flavida DSM 17836:
- a CDS encoding FecCD family ABC transporter permease: MSRSPRRDRTAAHAVRIAGLSARLDLRAVGVTVVALVLAVAVGAFSLTVGDFEIPFGQVLRTLAGQESLILTDVVVDNRLPRVLVGLGVGAAFAISGAIFQRLARNPLVSPDLIGINAGAALAAVVLITVAGAGSGWLPAGALTGSLLTAVAVYLLAYRRGIAGSRLVLVGIGVTAIIGSLTAYLLTLADIYTAKNALMWLSGSLAGRSWPEATMIGLTLLVLVPAALAASRQLRLLELGDDLARTLAGRVELSRGLLIAVGVGLAALATAAAGPIAFVALVAPQIARRLLAERGAGLLAAGALGALLVVAADLVARQLFAPTPLPVGVVTAFLGAPYLLLLMARANRVGRGG, translated from the coding sequence GTGAGCCGGTCCCCGCGCAGAGACCGTACGGCGGCGCACGCGGTGCGGATCGCCGGGCTCTCGGCGCGGCTCGACCTGCGCGCGGTCGGCGTGACGGTGGTGGCGCTGGTGCTCGCGGTGGCCGTGGGGGCGTTCTCGCTGACCGTGGGCGACTTCGAGATCCCGTTCGGGCAGGTGCTGCGAACGCTGGCGGGGCAGGAGTCGTTGATCCTGACCGACGTGGTGGTCGACAACCGGTTGCCCCGCGTCCTGGTCGGACTCGGGGTCGGAGCGGCGTTCGCGATCTCGGGGGCGATCTTCCAGCGGCTGGCGCGGAACCCGTTGGTCAGCCCGGACCTGATCGGCATCAACGCCGGCGCCGCGCTGGCTGCGGTCGTCCTGATCACCGTGGCCGGTGCGGGCAGCGGCTGGCTGCCGGCCGGTGCACTGACCGGCTCGTTGCTGACAGCAGTCGCCGTCTACTTGCTCGCCTACCGGCGGGGGATCGCGGGCTCGCGACTGGTCCTGGTCGGCATCGGCGTCACCGCGATCATCGGCTCCCTCACCGCGTACCTGCTGACGCTGGCCGACATCTACACCGCCAAAAACGCACTGATGTGGCTTTCCGGCAGTTTGGCCGGGCGTTCATGGCCGGAGGCAACGATGATCGGCCTCACCCTGCTCGTCCTGGTCCCCGCCGCGCTGGCCGCGTCCCGGCAGCTTCGCCTGCTCGAGCTCGGTGACGACCTCGCCCGGACGCTGGCCGGCCGGGTCGAGCTCTCCCGCGGGCTGCTGATCGCGGTCGGTGTCGGTTTGGCCGCGCTGGCGACGGCCGCCGCCGGGCCGATCGCCTTCGTCGCTCTGGTCGCCCCGCAGATCGCCCGCCGGCTGCTCGCCGAACGCGGCGCCGGCCTGCTCGCGGCCGGGGCCCTCGGCGCCCTGCTGGTCGTCGCCGCCGACCTGGTCGCGCGGCAGCTGTTCGCCCCGACCCCGCTTCCGGTCGGCGTCGTCACGGCGTTCCTCGGAGCGCCGTACCTACTGCTGCTGATGGCCCGGGCCAACCGGGTCGGCCGAGGAGGATGA
- a CDS encoding aldehyde dehydrogenase family protein, with translation MITGTERALQIHDPADGSPVGTIPVATAEEVDEAVGTARRLSTDWARTPAAERGAALREAAAAIRARADDLARINCSETGKPVEESLGGVLAGAGTLEQYAELCPLRGGRTLLGNHNATDLMVPEPRGVVVALTPWNDPVAVACGLIGAALVTGNTVIHKPSERCPHTGARLGQLLTQALPEGVLQTVQGDGEVGAGLAARADVDVIAHVGSTATGRSIAAATAATGAKALLENGGNDPLIVDEDVDPVWAAGQAALGAFANSGQICVAVERIYVHRAVAEPFLSALVAEAQSRVLAPLVDRRHRESVHGQVRQAVESGAELLTGGEVPDGPGAHYPATVLSSCGPNLDVMRTETFGPVAPVAVVDSFDEALRLAADDEYGLAATVLTGSQANAQRAWRELPVGTVKINAVFGGAPGGAAQPRAASGAGFGYGPELLDEMSQVKVVHWEPAPGR, from the coding sequence GTGATCACCGGTACCGAGCGCGCGTTGCAGATCCACGACCCGGCCGACGGATCGCCGGTCGGCACGATCCCGGTCGCGACCGCCGAGGAGGTCGACGAGGCGGTCGGCACCGCGCGCCGGCTGAGCACCGACTGGGCCCGGACCCCGGCGGCGGAGCGCGGAGCCGCCCTGCGCGAGGCGGCCGCGGCGATCCGCGCGCGGGCCGACGACCTCGCTCGGATCAACTGCTCGGAGACGGGCAAGCCGGTCGAGGAGAGCCTCGGCGGCGTGCTCGCGGGTGCCGGCACCCTGGAGCAGTACGCCGAGCTCTGTCCGCTGCGCGGCGGCCGGACGCTGCTCGGCAACCACAACGCCACGGACCTGATGGTCCCGGAACCTCGCGGCGTGGTCGTCGCCCTGACACCGTGGAACGACCCGGTCGCGGTCGCCTGCGGACTGATCGGCGCCGCGCTGGTCACGGGCAACACCGTGATCCACAAGCCCAGCGAGCGCTGCCCGCACACCGGTGCGCGGCTCGGGCAGTTGTTGACCCAGGCCCTGCCGGAGGGTGTGCTGCAGACGGTGCAGGGCGACGGTGAGGTCGGTGCCGGCCTCGCAGCGCGCGCCGATGTGGACGTGATCGCGCACGTCGGCAGCACGGCGACCGGCCGCTCGATCGCCGCCGCCACCGCCGCGACGGGCGCCAAGGCGCTGCTCGAGAACGGCGGCAACGACCCGCTGATCGTGGACGAGGACGTCGACCCGGTCTGGGCGGCCGGGCAGGCGGCGCTCGGCGCGTTCGCGAACTCCGGCCAGATCTGTGTCGCCGTCGAGCGGATCTACGTTCACCGTGCGGTCGCCGAGCCCTTCCTGTCGGCGCTGGTCGCGGAGGCACAGTCGCGGGTCCTCGCGCCCCTGGTCGACCGGCGGCACCGGGAGTCCGTGCACGGGCAGGTGCGGCAGGCCGTCGAGAGCGGGGCCGAACTGCTCACCGGCGGCGAAGTGCCCGACGGGCCCGGCGCGCACTACCCGGCCACGGTGCTCAGCTCCTGCGGTCCGAACCTCGACGTGATGCGCACCGAGACCTTCGGCCCGGTCGCTCCGGTCGCGGTGGTCGACAGCTTCGACGAAGCGTTGCGGCTGGCCGCGGACGACGAGTACGGGCTGGCCGCGACGGTGCTGACCGGCTCGCAGGCGAACGCTCAGCGCGCCTGGCGGGAGCTGCCGGTCGGGACGGTGAAGATCAACGCGGTCTTCGGCGGTGCTCCTGGAGGTGCTGCGCAGCCTCGGGCGGCCAGTGGCGCTGGATTCGGCTACGGGCCCGAACTGCTGGACGAGATGAGCCAGGTCAAGGTCGTGCACTGGGAACCGGCTCCGGGGCGCTGA
- a CDS encoding ABC transporter substrate-binding protein, with amino-acid sequence MAVVPKAVLAAVLLSLIAACGAAAEAGPRAASTTVKNCGLDIGVDGPPERVFAAYQPAVELAHALGISDRLVGTAYLDAQVLPPYAEAQRDRKYYKNLPSREELLSLNPDFVLSGFNDVFSSAGSDSSFGTRGSLAQLGVQTWIFSPLCPTADGKGDEAIDPSTVSMDNVYADLRDLGRLFGVSDRAEQVIADQQARIAAVQAKVQNAPRPTVAILRPGLEGGGMTVSAGPDFGSVLIRQAGGVNAFAGLTSKRNVKLSVEQFIRTDPDYILVSGCCDASLTEAQVQPEVQKILGNPALANLKAVRNKRVVPWLFAHHSAGVRGASSTELIAKIIHPDLVK; translated from the coding sequence ATGGCCGTCGTACCCAAGGCAGTGCTTGCTGCCGTCCTGCTGTCCCTGATCGCCGCGTGCGGCGCCGCTGCCGAGGCCGGTCCGCGTGCAGCCTCGACTACGGTCAAGAACTGCGGTCTCGACATCGGCGTCGACGGTCCACCCGAGCGGGTGTTCGCGGCGTACCAGCCGGCCGTCGAGCTGGCGCACGCGCTCGGCATCTCCGACCGCCTGGTCGGTACGGCGTACCTGGACGCGCAGGTGCTGCCGCCGTACGCCGAGGCCCAGCGCGACCGCAAGTACTACAAGAACCTGCCCAGCCGCGAGGAACTGCTCAGCCTGAACCCGGACTTCGTGCTGTCCGGCTTCAACGACGTCTTCAGCTCCGCCGGCAGCGACTCCAGCTTCGGCACCCGGGGCAGCCTGGCGCAGCTCGGCGTGCAGACCTGGATCTTCAGCCCGCTCTGCCCGACCGCGGACGGCAAGGGCGACGAGGCGATCGACCCGTCGACGGTCTCGATGGACAACGTGTACGCCGACCTGCGCGACCTCGGCCGGCTGTTCGGGGTGAGCGACCGGGCCGAGCAGGTGATCGCCGACCAGCAGGCCCGGATCGCGGCCGTGCAGGCGAAGGTGCAGAACGCGCCCCGGCCGACGGTGGCGATCCTGCGGCCAGGTCTCGAAGGCGGCGGGATGACCGTCTCCGCGGGACCGGACTTCGGCAGTGTGCTGATCAGGCAGGCCGGCGGCGTGAACGCGTTCGCCGGGCTGACCTCGAAGCGCAACGTGAAGCTCAGCGTCGAGCAGTTCATTCGGACCGATCCCGACTACATCCTGGTCAGCGGCTGCTGCGACGCGTCGCTGACCGAAGCGCAGGTGCAGCCGGAGGTGCAGAAGATCCTCGGCAACCCGGCGCTGGCGAACCTGAAAGCCGTGCGGAACAAGCGCGTCGTGCCCTGGCTGTTCGCGCACCACTCGGCCGGCGTGCGGGGAGCGAGCTCGACCGAGCTGATCGCGAAGATCATCCATCCCGACCTGGTCAAGTGA
- a CDS encoding FecCD family ABC transporter permease translates to MSRTGGLVLAVVVLLGVVLLSLLAGNQWFGPRDVYLAAADFTGSDTDRVIRYLRLPRTATGLLAGAALGLAGALMQGVTRNVLADPGILGVNAGAAAAVVAAIGVLGIQSLTGYVWFAMGGALVATVVVYLVGAIGRGGATPVKLALAGAALSAMLGSVTSAATLLDLSTLNEFRFWVVGSLTLANGEIVTQAVPFIAVGIFLALVLGRSLNQLALGDDLAVTLGTRVAVLRVLAGAAIVLLAGTATALAGPIGFVGLAVPHAARALVGADYRWILPFSLVLAPTLVLLADVLGRLVARPDELQAGIITALVGAPLFIMLVRRRTLADL, encoded by the coding sequence ATGTCGAGGACCGGCGGGCTGGTGCTCGCGGTGGTCGTGCTGCTCGGCGTTGTGCTGCTGTCGTTGCTGGCGGGCAACCAGTGGTTCGGTCCGCGGGACGTCTACCTCGCCGCGGCCGACTTCACCGGGTCCGACACCGACCGGGTGATCCGCTACCTGCGGCTGCCGCGGACAGCGACCGGGCTGCTGGCGGGCGCTGCACTGGGACTGGCCGGGGCGTTGATGCAGGGCGTCACCCGCAACGTGCTCGCCGATCCCGGCATCCTCGGCGTGAACGCCGGCGCGGCGGCCGCTGTGGTCGCGGCGATCGGGGTGCTGGGGATCCAGAGCCTGACCGGGTACGTGTGGTTCGCGATGGGCGGGGCGCTGGTCGCCACGGTCGTGGTCTACCTGGTCGGCGCGATCGGCCGCGGCGGCGCGACGCCGGTCAAGCTCGCGCTCGCCGGCGCGGCCCTGTCGGCCATGCTCGGCTCGGTCACCTCGGCCGCCACCCTGCTGGACCTGTCCACCCTCAACGAGTTCCGCTTCTGGGTCGTCGGCTCCCTCACCCTGGCCAACGGCGAGATCGTGACCCAGGCAGTCCCTTTCATTGCCGTGGGCATCTTTCTCGCACTCGTCCTGGGTCGATCCCTGAATCAGCTGGCCTTGGGCGACGACCTGGCGGTCACCCTGGGCACCCGGGTCGCCGTCCTCCGCGTCCTGGCCGGCGCGGCGATCGTGCTGCTGGCCGGTACGGCGACCGCCCTGGCCGGACCGATCGGCTTCGTCGGCCTGGCCGTTCCGCACGCCGCCCGGGCGCTGGTCGGCGCCGACTACCGCTGGATCCTGCCCTTCTCGCTCGTCCTGGCTCCGACTCTTGTCCTGCTGGCCGACGTCCTGGGCCGTCTGGTGGCCCGCCCGGACGAACTGCAGGCCGGCATCATCACCGCGCTCGTCGGAGCTCCACTCTTCATCATGCTCGTCCGCCGCCGAACCTTGGCGGACCTGTGA
- a CDS encoding sterol carrier family protein, giving the protein MEFEQALGRYTAGEAERADLKLLVKQLLKLLVAKAPGHAVEVRVPPYGAVQCIEGPRHTRGTPGAVVELPAELWIDLALGRTTWAEARSTGKVRASGERTDLSGLLPLVADGPDR; this is encoded by the coding sequence GTGGAGTTCGAACAGGCACTGGGCCGGTACACCGCGGGTGAAGCGGAGCGGGCGGATCTCAAACTGCTGGTCAAACAGCTGCTGAAACTGCTGGTCGCCAAAGCCCCCGGTCATGCCGTCGAGGTCCGAGTGCCGCCGTACGGCGCGGTGCAGTGCATCGAGGGTCCGCGGCACACCCGGGGTACGCCGGGCGCGGTGGTCGAGCTGCCGGCCGAGCTGTGGATCGACCTCGCGCTGGGCCGGACGACCTGGGCCGAAGCACGCAGTACGGGCAAGGTCCGCGCCAGCGGGGAACGCACCGACCTCAGCGGCCTGCTGCCGCTGGTAGCCGACGGTCCCGACCGGTAA
- a CDS encoding ABC transporter ATP-binding protein, producing the protein MLRTENLTLGYAEEPVVRDLSIAVPAGRITAVVGANASGKSTLLRGLARLLAPRGGGVTLDGVDLRRIPGGELATRLGLLPQQPVAPDGITVADLVGRGRHPHQRWFRQWSVEDERVVTEALAATGTADLANRSLDQLSGGQRQRVWIALALAQDADTMLLDEPTTFLDLAHQLEILDLVHDLNRDHGKTVVLVLHDLNLACRYADHLIALKHGAVVATGTPEQVITADVVEKVFGLPCAVIPDPLTGTPLVLPRPRRTGVPDASARSHQ; encoded by the coding sequence ATGTTGCGCACCGAGAACCTCACCCTCGGGTACGCCGAGGAGCCGGTCGTGCGGGACTTGTCGATCGCCGTACCGGCCGGGCGGATCACCGCGGTCGTCGGCGCCAACGCGAGCGGCAAGTCGACCCTGCTGCGCGGCCTCGCCCGGCTGCTCGCGCCGCGCGGCGGCGGCGTCACCCTGGACGGCGTCGACCTGCGCCGCATCCCCGGCGGCGAGCTCGCGACCCGGCTCGGCCTGCTGCCGCAGCAGCCGGTCGCCCCGGACGGCATCACGGTCGCCGACCTGGTCGGCCGCGGGCGGCATCCCCACCAGCGGTGGTTCCGCCAGTGGTCCGTCGAGGACGAGCGGGTGGTCACCGAGGCGCTCGCCGCGACCGGTACGGCGGACCTGGCGAACCGCTCGCTCGACCAGCTCTCCGGCGGCCAGCGGCAACGCGTCTGGATCGCGCTCGCGCTGGCCCAGGACGCGGACACGATGCTGCTCGACGAACCGACTACGTTCCTCGACCTGGCCCACCAGCTGGAGATCCTCGACCTGGTGCACGACCTGAACCGCGACCACGGCAAGACCGTCGTGCTCGTGCTGCACGACCTCAACCTGGCCTGCCGCTACGCCGACCACCTGATCGCCCTCAAGCACGGGGCGGTGGTGGCGACCGGGACGCCCGAGCAGGTGATCACGGCGGACGTGGTCGAGAAGGTCTTCGGGCTACCGTGTGCGGTCATCCCGGACCCGCTGACCGGCACCCCGCTGGTCTTGCCCCGGCCGCGACGTACCGGCGTACCGGATGCTTCGGCGCGCAGCCATCAGTGA
- a CDS encoding alpha/beta hydrolase codes for MTAVLVSVALAAGCGVASRAQDAGDGGSAQPGANPSKGPAGPVPAGLEKFYQQQPDWERCGSGSQCATITVPLDYSKPAGETIELRARKVPARDRTGKIGTLFINPGGPGASGVEFAGAASFVLGSSLLRKFDVVGWDPRGVGDSTPVKCLDTEQLDAFIAADGSPDDEAEITALNTQAKTLAEGCRQRSGKLLPHVSTKDAARDIDVLRGIVGDSELYYLGMSYGTYLGATYAELFPKNVGRLVLDGAVDPSNTAEQNNMAQAKGFDTALEAFAADCAARSCRLGGSKEEVLAKVDKLLTESDATPLPGNGDRNVPQALVVLGVIFPLYLKDYWPRLEDAVVDGLAGNGSRLLALADEYTDRTPRGYTTNANEVIYAVNCVDRQDITSIADAKADAAKYQAASPRFGAFLLWGSLACANWPVKAEDKPHPIKAPGAKPIVVVGTTRDPATPYEWAVGLAGQLESGVLVSRDGDGHTGYNEGNDCVDNAVETYLLQGTAPTADLKC; via the coding sequence GTGACCGCGGTACTGGTTTCGGTGGCGCTCGCGGCTGGGTGTGGAGTGGCCAGCCGGGCCCAGGACGCCGGGGACGGTGGATCGGCACAGCCCGGCGCCAACCCGAGCAAGGGTCCGGCGGGGCCGGTGCCGGCCGGGCTGGAAAAGTTCTACCAGCAGCAGCCGGACTGGGAGCGGTGTGGTTCGGGCAGCCAGTGCGCGACGATCACCGTGCCGCTGGACTACAGCAAGCCGGCCGGCGAGACGATCGAGCTGCGGGCCCGCAAGGTGCCCGCGCGGGACCGGACCGGCAAGATCGGCACCCTGTTCATCAACCCCGGCGGCCCGGGCGCCTCGGGCGTCGAGTTCGCCGGTGCGGCGTCGTTCGTGCTCGGGTCGTCGCTACTGCGCAAGTTCGACGTGGTCGGCTGGGACCCGCGCGGGGTCGGTGACTCCACGCCGGTGAAGTGCCTGGACACCGAGCAGCTGGACGCGTTCATCGCGGCGGACGGCAGCCCGGACGACGAGGCCGAGATCACCGCGCTGAACACCCAGGCCAAGACCCTCGCCGAGGGCTGCCGGCAGCGCTCCGGCAAGCTGCTGCCGCACGTCTCGACCAAGGACGCCGCCCGCGACATCGACGTCCTGCGCGGCATCGTCGGCGACTCCGAGCTGTACTACCTCGGCATGTCGTACGGCACCTACCTCGGCGCCACCTACGCCGAGCTGTTCCCGAAGAACGTCGGCCGGCTGGTGCTCGACGGCGCGGTCGACCCGTCGAACACGGCCGAGCAGAACAACATGGCCCAGGCCAAGGGCTTCGACACCGCGCTGGAGGCGTTCGCGGCGGACTGCGCGGCGCGGTCCTGCCGGCTGGGCGGCAGCAAGGAAGAGGTGCTCGCCAAGGTCGACAAGCTGCTCACCGAGAGCGACGCCACTCCACTGCCCGGCAACGGCGACCGCAACGTGCCGCAGGCCCTCGTCGTGCTCGGCGTGATTTTCCCGCTGTACCTGAAGGACTACTGGCCGCGGCTCGAGGACGCCGTCGTGGACGGCCTGGCCGGCAACGGCTCCCGGCTGCTCGCGCTCGCCGACGAGTACACCGACCGGACTCCGCGGGGCTACACCACCAACGCGAACGAGGTGATCTACGCGGTGAACTGCGTGGACCGCCAGGACATCACCTCGATCGCGGACGCGAAGGCGGACGCGGCCAAGTACCAGGCGGCGTCGCCGCGGTTCGGGGCGTTCCTGCTCTGGGGATCGCTGGCCTGCGCGAACTGGCCGGTGAAGGCGGAGGACAAGCCGCACCCGATCAAGGCGCCCGGCGCGAAGCCGATCGTCGTGGTCGGTACGACGCGCGACCCGGCCACGCCGTACGAGTGGGCGGTCGGGCTGGCGGGCCAGCTGGAGAGCGGGGTACTGGTCTCCCGCGACGGCGACGGGCACACCGGCTACAACGAAGGCAACGACTGCGTCGACAACGCCGTCGAGACCTACCTCCTGCAGGGCACCGCCCCCACCGCCGACCTCAAGTGCTGA
- a CDS encoding MFS transporter — protein MATSSGGRPADGEKPGIRGRLARLRVDLTPWRSSRDFRILVISGTVFYLGAMVGYVALPFQLYQLTGSNFAVGVMGLVTIAPLVVFGLYGGALADHVDRRKMLIVTGIAQVAICALLLANTLLASPQVWLIYVCGALNAIASSLQRPSREALFPRVVRHEDMPAAVTLNSLTLQVGQLAGPALGGVLVGTAGVAWAFGIELVGLVAATLLFMLLGSYKTSEHSTPPSLRAIGDGIKYAFRRRDLLGTYAVDMVGMFLAMPIVLFPAFATEVLKEPKLLGLLYSAEAAGAMLATLTSGWARRVHHHGRAVVIATITWGASVGVAGLAPNIWFAIAFFAVAGGADMISGLFRAVIWNQTIPDEMRGRLAGIEMLSYSLGPLGGQSRSGLVADLTSVRTSIVSGGVLCVAGVIGTAVWLKDFWRYDARTDEHAVRERELRGSAG, from the coding sequence GTGGCAACAAGCTCTGGCGGACGTCCGGCCGACGGCGAGAAGCCCGGAATCCGCGGCCGGCTGGCGCGGCTCCGGGTCGATCTGACCCCGTGGCGCAGCTCCCGCGACTTCCGGATCCTGGTGATCTCCGGCACGGTGTTCTATCTCGGCGCCATGGTCGGCTACGTGGCGCTGCCGTTCCAGCTCTACCAGCTGACCGGATCGAACTTCGCGGTCGGCGTGATGGGCCTGGTGACGATCGCGCCGCTGGTCGTCTTCGGCCTGTACGGCGGGGCGCTGGCCGACCACGTCGACCGGCGCAAGATGCTGATCGTCACCGGGATCGCGCAGGTGGCCATCTGCGCGCTGCTGCTCGCCAACACGCTGCTGGCCAGCCCGCAGGTCTGGCTGATCTACGTCTGCGGCGCGCTGAACGCGATCGCGTCGTCGCTGCAGCGGCCGAGCCGGGAGGCGTTGTTCCCGCGGGTGGTCCGGCACGAGGACATGCCCGCCGCGGTCACGCTGAACTCGCTCACCCTGCAGGTCGGCCAGCTCGCCGGACCCGCGCTGGGCGGCGTACTGGTCGGCACGGCGGGGGTGGCCTGGGCGTTCGGGATCGAGCTGGTCGGACTGGTGGCCGCGACGTTGCTGTTCATGCTGCTCGGCTCGTACAAGACCAGTGAGCACAGTACGCCGCCGAGCCTGCGCGCGATCGGCGACGGGATCAAGTACGCGTTCCGCCGCCGCGACCTGCTCGGCACGTACGCCGTGGACATGGTCGGCATGTTCCTGGCGATGCCGATCGTGCTGTTCCCCGCCTTCGCGACCGAGGTGCTGAAGGAGCCGAAGCTGCTCGGCCTGCTCTACAGCGCGGAGGCGGCCGGCGCGATGCTGGCGACGCTGACCAGCGGCTGGGCTCGCCGGGTGCACCACCACGGCCGGGCGGTGGTGATCGCGACCATCACCTGGGGCGCGTCGGTCGGAGTGGCCGGGCTGGCGCCGAACATCTGGTTCGCGATCGCCTTCTTCGCCGTCGCCGGTGGCGCGGACATGATCTCCGGCCTGTTCCGCGCGGTGATCTGGAACCAGACGATCCCGGACGAGATGCGCGGCCGGCTGGCCGGGATCGAGATGCTGTCGTACTCGCTCGGACCGCTCGGTGGTCAGTCGCGGTCCGGGCTGGTGGCCGACCTGACCAGCGTGCGCACGTCGATCGTCAGCGGCGGCGTGCTGTGCGTGGCCGGGGTGATCGGTACGGCGGTCTGGCTGAAGGACTTCTGGCGGTACGACGCGCGCACCGACGAGCACGCCGTACGCGAACGGGAGCTCCGCGGCTCGGCCGGCTGA
- a CDS encoding PSP1 domain-containing protein, whose translation MVMAVSFERYGRLYYLDPGPHRPRVGDKVLVPTDDGPEVAECVWAPQYVTEEIGGLPLCAGIATSDDLDRDEQNRQRRADARLTAKRLIRRHGLPMKVVGIDFVDRRPDVDQLVIVYFSAPHRVDFRELVRDLARGLRARIELRQVGARDEARLQGGIGPCGRDLCCATFLKDFEPVSVRMAKDQDLPLNPLKISGACGRLMCCLKYEHPLYQEFNAKAPSVGTPVETPAGDGVVVGHNVPSDTVVVRLAASGRRCACSRADVCSPRQQYEASSTTTPDAPLPVDLPTPAPAVAKATPGRDGAARTDSAPATDRGAVTDRGAVTDRGAATEGRAMAEGGATEAGTVTEAGAASGDEPAVRRKKPRRRRRLSESTGTESTGTEPTAGDPGEARPSSSAPDRLSDPPVQRAPGVREDDTGDGS comes from the coding sequence ATGGTGATGGCGGTGTCGTTCGAGCGGTACGGACGGCTGTACTACCTGGACCCCGGCCCGCACCGGCCGCGGGTCGGGGACAAGGTGCTGGTCCCGACCGACGACGGGCCGGAGGTCGCGGAGTGCGTGTGGGCGCCGCAGTACGTGACCGAGGAGATCGGCGGGCTGCCGCTGTGCGCGGGCATCGCGACGAGCGACGACCTGGACCGTGACGAGCAGAACCGGCAGCGCCGGGCCGACGCGCGGCTGACCGCAAAGCGGCTGATCCGCCGGCACGGGCTGCCGATGAAGGTGGTCGGCATCGACTTCGTCGACCGGCGGCCGGACGTGGACCAGCTGGTGATCGTGTACTTCTCCGCGCCGCACCGGGTCGACTTCCGGGAGCTGGTGCGGGACCTGGCCCGCGGACTGCGGGCGCGGATCGAGCTGCGGCAGGTCGGCGCGCGCGACGAAGCCCGGTTGCAGGGCGGCATCGGGCCGTGCGGGCGGGACCTGTGCTGTGCGACGTTCCTCAAGGACTTCGAGCCGGTCAGCGTCCGGATGGCCAAGGACCAGGACCTGCCGCTCAATCCGCTGAAGATCTCGGGTGCGTGCGGGCGGCTGATGTGCTGCCTGAAGTACGAGCACCCGCTCTACCAGGAGTTCAACGCCAAGGCGCCGTCGGTCGGTACGCCGGTCGAGACGCCCGCGGGCGACGGGGTGGTCGTCGGGCACAACGTGCCGAGCGACACCGTCGTCGTCCGGCTGGCGGCGTCGGGGCGCCGGTGCGCGTGCAGCCGGGCCGACGTGTGCTCGCCGCGGCAGCAGTACGAAGCCTCCAGCACCACCACGCCGGACGCCCCGCTGCCCGTCGACCTGCCCACCCCGGCGCCTGCCGTGGCGAAGGCCACTCCCGGGCGGGACGGCGCTGCGCGGACCGATTCCGCGCCGGCGACCGACCGTGGAGCGGTGACCGACCGTGGAGCGGTGACCGACCGTGGAGCGGCGACCGAAGGAAGGGCGATGGCCGAAGGTGGGGCGACCGAGGCCGGGACGGTGACCGAGGCAGGAGCGGCGTCCGGGGACGAGCCGGCCGTACGCCGGAAGAAGCCTCGCCGGCGTCGCCGCCTGAGCGAGTCGACCGGCACCGAGTCGACCGGCACCGAGCCGACCGCCGGGGATCCGGGCGAGGCACGGCCCAGCAGCAGCGCGCCGGACCGGCTGAGTGATCCGCCCGTCCAGCGGGCACCGGGGGTCCGGGAAGACGACACGGGAGACGGCTCGTAG